A genomic window from Aquabacterium sp. OR-4 includes:
- a CDS encoding error-prone DNA polymerase encodes MATLPAYAELHCRSHFSYLSGASSPEELMAAAHARGYGALALTDECSLAGVVRAHEWLLEQQQEDEHPQPAQPPSPRPPQSQSQSQSQSQSQSQSQSQSQSQSQSQSPPSQQSAHQPQLQPQPQPQPQPQPRLPAPDTPPPPSQAPTQTGDPRPPRSAPLHLIIGTEMRLCLPAAGDPVAQAQAGVPASSPLAGQPAPRLLLLAQTRRGYGNLAQWISVARRRAAKGQYLAHAADLEGRVPNAPHLAGLPDCVAVLLPDPAASFETLCAQAMWLKTWFGGGGGVAAGARCAIAIELLHRPHDALRRELLPRVSALTGLPLVACGDVRMHARQRKPLLDVMTATRLNLPVAECGFALEPNAEAHLRPRARLAALHAPEWLAESLRIAATCRFSLAELRYEYPQEIVPAGHTPASWLRALTEDGVLRRFPAGAPPKVRAAIEHELAVIAQLRFEPYFLTVADVVRWARGQGILCQGRGSAANSAVCYCLGVTEVDPDRMQLLFERFISPERNEPPDIDIDFEHQRREEVIQYLYGRYGRHRAALTGVVIRYRPRSALRDVGRALGIGLDRIAAVAKNQHWWVDASQVAAVPPAAGVAPGTAPRRRFDPESLREHGLDPDSPVCQQWMALTEQLVNRPRHLSQHPGGFVIARDDVSRLVPVENAAMDGRTVIQWDKDDLDALGLIKVDILALGMLSAIRRALDMVGRKLGAAAGSGGGSFRMQDVPARDDAVYEMLCRGDSIGTFQVESRAQMSMLPRLQPRCFYDLVIEVAIVRPGPIQGGMVHPYLQRRSGAEPVDYPSAEVRQALERTLGVPIFQEQVMQLAILAADFTPGEADRLRRAMAAWKRKGGLGPFHARLVGRMVAKGYAREYAERIFQQIEGFGEYGFPESHAASFALLVWVSAWLKCRHPDAFLAALLNSQPMGFYAPAQLVRDARAHGVQVRPVDVLCSEWDTVLEARPHADGCELATAVAGAADPADLADAADADEGTGTGPDAGAHARAPAAVATTPLPPGTPPLHPVRLGFSRLIGFREADARRIVAARAAAPDPRRPFASVEDLARRAGLDAHALACLAEGNALAALTGHRHQAAWAVRGIDTRATALLADTRTHEAPVALLAPAPGEALVADYRRTGLSLTQHPLALLRAQLAQFQVQPAAVLAGCRRGQLARASGLVTHRQRPETAKGVVFVTLEDETGSINVIVWPQVAQAQRRPLLAARLLTVYGVWQCEGEVRHLIARRLVDHSELLNGLVTHSRDFH; translated from the coding sequence GTGGCCACCCTTCCTGCCTACGCCGAGCTCCACTGCCGCAGCCACTTCAGCTACCTGAGCGGCGCCTCCAGTCCCGAGGAGCTGATGGCGGCCGCGCATGCGCGCGGCTACGGCGCGCTGGCACTCACCGACGAATGCTCGCTGGCCGGCGTGGTGCGGGCGCATGAGTGGCTGCTTGAACAGCAGCAGGAGGATGAACACCCGCAGCCAGCGCAGCCGCCATCGCCACGGCCGCCGCAGTCGCAGTCGCAGTCGCAGTCGCAGTCGCAGTCGCAGTCGCAGTCGCAGTCGCAGTCGCAGTCGCAGTCGCAGTCGCAGTCGCCACCATCCCAGCAAAGCGCGCACCAGCCCCAGCTCCAGCCCCAGCCCCAGCCCCAGCCCCAGCCCCAGCCCCGGCTCCCGGCCCCAGATACACCACCCCCACCGTCCCAAGCACCCACCCAGACCGGCGATCCCCGCCCGCCCCGGTCGGCGCCCTTGCACCTGATCATCGGCACCGAGATGCGCCTGTGCCTGCCGGCGGCCGGCGACCCGGTGGCCCAGGCGCAGGCGGGGGTACCGGCGTCGTCGCCGCTGGCTGGCCAACCGGCGCCGCGTCTGCTGCTGCTGGCGCAGACCCGGCGTGGCTACGGCAACCTGGCGCAGTGGATCAGCGTGGCGCGGCGGCGTGCGGCCAAGGGCCAGTACCTGGCCCATGCGGCCGATCTGGAGGGGCGGGTGCCCAATGCGCCGCACCTGGCCGGCCTGCCCGACTGCGTGGCCGTGCTGCTGCCCGATCCGGCGGCCTCGTTCGAGACCCTGTGCGCCCAGGCCATGTGGCTCAAGACCTGGTTTGGCGGTGGCGGCGGCGTGGCCGCCGGCGCGCGCTGCGCCATCGCCATCGAGTTGCTGCACCGTCCGCACGATGCACTGCGGCGCGAGCTGCTGCCGCGCGTGTCGGCGCTCACCGGCCTGCCGCTGGTGGCCTGTGGCGATGTGCGCATGCATGCGCGCCAGCGCAAGCCGCTGCTCGATGTGATGACCGCCACGCGCCTGAACCTGCCGGTGGCCGAGTGCGGCTTTGCGCTCGAGCCCAACGCCGAGGCGCATCTGCGGCCGCGCGCGCGCCTGGCCGCGCTGCATGCGCCCGAGTGGCTGGCCGAATCGCTGCGCATCGCCGCCACCTGCCGCTTCTCGCTGGCCGAGCTGCGCTACGAGTACCCGCAAGAGATCGTGCCGGCCGGCCACACGCCCGCCAGCTGGCTGCGCGCACTCACTGAAGACGGCGTGCTGCGCCGCTTTCCGGCCGGTGCGCCGCCCAAGGTGCGCGCGGCCATCGAGCATGAGCTGGCGGTCATCGCCCAGCTGCGCTTCGAGCCTTATTTCCTCACCGTGGCCGATGTGGTGCGCTGGGCGCGTGGCCAGGGCATCCTGTGCCAGGGCCGTGGCAGCGCGGCCAACTCGGCGGTGTGCTACTGCCTGGGCGTCACCGAGGTCGATCCTGATCGCATGCAGCTGCTGTTTGAGCGCTTCATCAGCCCCGAGCGCAACGAGCCGCCCGACATCGACATCGATTTCGAGCACCAGCGCCGCGAGGAGGTGATCCAGTACCTCTACGGCCGCTACGGCCGCCACCGCGCCGCGCTCACCGGCGTGGTGATCCGCTACCGCCCGCGCTCGGCGCTGCGCGACGTGGGGCGTGCGCTGGGCATCGGGCTCGACCGCATTGCCGCGGTGGCCAAGAACCAGCACTGGTGGGTCGACGCCTCGCAGGTCGCCGCGGTGCCGCCTGCCGCGGGCGTGGCGCCCGGTACCGCGCCGCGCCGGCGCTTCGATCCCGAAAGCCTGCGCGAGCACGGCCTCGACCCCGATTCGCCGGTGTGTCAGCAGTGGATGGCGCTGACCGAGCAACTGGTCAACCGGCCGCGCCACCTCAGCCAGCACCCGGGCGGCTTCGTCATCGCGCGCGACGATGTCTCGCGCCTGGTGCCGGTGGAAAACGCCGCGATGGACGGCCGCACCGTGATCCAGTGGGACAAGGACGATCTCGACGCGCTGGGCCTGATCAAGGTCGACATCCTGGCGCTCGGCATGCTCAGCGCCATCCGCCGCGCGCTCGACATGGTGGGGCGCAAGCTGGGCGCAGCCGCCGGCAGCGGTGGCGGCAGCTTTCGCATGCAGGATGTGCCGGCCAGGGACGACGCGGTCTACGAGATGCTGTGCCGGGGCGACAGCATCGGCACCTTCCAGGTGGAAAGCCGCGCGCAGATGAGCATGCTGCCGCGCCTGCAGCCGCGCTGCTTCTACGACCTGGTGATCGAGGTGGCCATCGTGCGCCCCGGCCCCATCCAGGGCGGCATGGTGCATCCCTACCTGCAGCGCCGCAGCGGCGCCGAGCCGGTGGACTACCCCAGCGCCGAGGTGCGCCAGGCGCTCGAGCGCACGCTGGGCGTGCCCATCTTCCAGGAGCAGGTGATGCAGCTGGCCATCCTGGCGGCCGATTTCACCCCCGGCGAGGCCGACCGCCTGCGCCGCGCCATGGCCGCCTGGAAGCGCAAGGGCGGCCTGGGCCCGTTCCACGCGCGGCTGGTGGGCCGCATGGTGGCCAAGGGCTATGCGCGCGAGTACGCCGAGCGCATCTTCCAGCAGATCGAGGGCTTTGGTGAGTACGGCTTCCCCGAGAGCCACGCCGCCAGCTTTGCGCTGCTGGTGTGGGTGAGCGCCTGGCTCAAGTGCCGCCACCCCGATGCGTTTCTGGCCGCACTGCTCAACAGCCAGCCGATGGGCTTTTATGCCCCCGCCCAACTGGTGCGCGATGCCCGCGCGCACGGCGTGCAGGTGCGCCCGGTGGATGTGCTGTGCAGCGAGTGGGACACGGTGCTCGAGGCGCGCCCCCACGCCGACGGGTGTGAGCTGGCGACGGCTGTCGCCGGCGCTGCCGATCCCGCTGACCTGGCTGATGCCGCTGACGCCGACGAGGGCACGGGCACGGGCCCTGACGCGGGTGCTCACGCACGCGCCCCGGCCGCCGTGGCCACCACCCCGCTGCCGCCGGGCACGCCGCCGCTGCACCCGGTGCGCCTGGGCTTCAGCCGGCTGATCGGCTTTCGCGAGGCCGATGCCAGGCGCATCGTGGCCGCGCGTGCCGCCGCACCCGACCCGCGCCGCCCCTTTGCCAGCGTCGAAGACCTGGCCCGCCGCGCCGGGCTCGATGCGCATGCGCTGGCCTGCCTGGCCGAAGGCAATGCCCTTGCGGCCCTGACCGGCCACCGCCACCAGGCCGCCTGGGCCGTGCGTGGCATCGACACCCGCGCCACCGCGCTGCTGGCCGATACCCGCACCCACGAGGCGCCGGTGGCCCTGCTGGCGCCGGCGCCGGGCGAGGCCCTGGTGGCCGACTACCGCCGCACCGGCCTGTCGCTCACCCAGCACCCGCTGGCGCTGCTGCGCGCGCAGCTGGCGCAGTTCCAGGTGCAGCCGGCGGCGGTGCTGGCCGGCTGCCGGCGCGGCCAGCTGGCGCGGGCCTCGGGCCTGGTGACCCACCGCCAACGGCCCGAAACCGCCAAGGGCGTGGTCTTCGTCACGCTGGAAGACGAGACCGGCAGCATCAACGTGATCGTCTGGCCGCAGGTGGCGCAGGCCCAGCGCCGGCCGCTGCTGGCCGCGCGCCTGCTCACCGTGTATGGCGTGTGGCAGTGCGAGGGCGAGGTGCGCCACCTGATCGCCCGGCGCCTGGTTGACCATTCCGAACTTCTGAACGGTCTGGTCACCCACAGCCGCGATTTCCACTGA